The window GTGCACTATTGGATCTTAGTGCTGAGTAGATTTATTCTTTTCCTGTAAAAATATTTCTCTAATAGAGTCTACAAGGTGTTAATTACTCCATGTCAGGGATATTGTCACTATCACATGCTGATATCGCGATATCacatgaaagaaaagagacgaaggGATGCTCAAGAGTAGACAATAACGGGTGACAAATAGTGCTCGAGAGAATATATAGCTTtaagaaaggaagagaaaattGAACTTGAGACATTGAGAGTTTTCAAGTGTTTCTAGATACCAATTGTTACTAtgtttcttcttattcttttACTTTGCGGCTTGTGTCTTTGGCAGCTTGGGCAGGCCTGCTATCATCTATGGCTTTCGCCACTGTCTCATATTCCTGGCCCTAAATTGGCAGCAATCAGTTTGCTATATGAATTTTATTACGAAGTGATTTGTTCGGGACAGTATACAAGAGAAATAGAAAATATGCACCAGATCTACGGTAAGTAGATATCTCATGTGAGCCCTACGCCTTCTCTTCGCTGATACACAATCACTATAGGTCCAATTGTGCGTGTTAATCCGTACGAGGTGCATATCAAAGATCCGGAATTTTGCATAGAGCACTTTTCTCCTGTCAAAAAGCTCGATAAATATGGCTGGTGGTACAGGGTATTTGGTGGTCCTTGGTCTACCATCAGTACAGAGGATCATCACGTCCACAAAACGCGGCGCGGCACTTTTCAGAACTTTTTGGCTCCACGTATGGTTAGAGGCTTTGTGCCTACCATTTTTGAGAAGCTAAAAGGGGCGAGCGCTATCATGGATCGACACGTGCGAACAGGAAATGTATTGAACCTGTCAAACGTCTATCGGTGTATGGCGGCGGATGTTGTATCTGCATATGTCTTACCAACATCCCTGAATCTTCTTGAATCAGATGACTTGGGGGAGGAGTTTCAGTCTAGTCTAAGATTCTTTTTCGAAACGGCAACCAGCATGCGATATCTTGGATTCATGGAACCTATCATTACGATCATCCCTTCTGTAATATTCAACGCGATGCTTACTCAGCCTGCAAAGGCTTTAATAAGGCTTGTAAGGGTAAGTTATTTACACTGTTCTTCGCCCCTGTCAGAAGCCAATGCGCTAACCATGCACATGTAGAAATTAGAAGCCTGTGTCGACGATGTTATCCAAAAGGGACCAGATATGGACAAATCACGGATATGTCTACTTGAACGAATAAACAACAACCAGCACGAGCAAGATGAGAAGTTTCGTGAGAGGTTGAttcaagaagcagagcaaTTTATTGTGGCTGGTAGTGAAACAACTGGTCATACGTTAGCGGTGACAACTTTCTACATTCTTCAAGATAAGAATGTTCAAGAAAAGCTACGACAGGAGCTCATACATGCAGATATCGTATTTGATGGCAACCTCGAAATCACAaagcttcaagctcttccCTATTTGGTAACTATTCCTTCTACCATAATTGAGAGGACATCTAAAAGATTATCTAACGTATTTCTTCAATGTAGTCCGCAGTTATTACTGAAGGGTTGCGGTAGGCTTATACTCATGCCAAAAATGCAGGTTATAATTTGCCATTACTGACTAACGTCTGTTCCAGTTTCTCACACGGTGTGGGTTCAAGACTACCAAGAATCAACAAGTCAAGCGAGGTACAATATAAACAATGGAGAATACCAGCCGGTGTATGTGCAAAGTGTTCCCCAGATAATAATTGTCACATGAGGAGATGACTGATAGATTCATCAATGACAGGTCCCAATAAGCATGACATCACGGCTTCATCATGAAGATGCACGTTTATTTCCAGAGCCTTACAAATTTTCCCCTGAacgatggcttcaagccGACAGCAAGAATTTGAAGAAATATCTCAGCCCATTTGGCCACGGATCTAGGATATGCCCCGGAATGCAGTAAGTCAACAGATTTGTCAGTATAGGAACGAAAGCCTATGCGACTAACATTTCCAAAACATAGTCTGGCTATATACGAGATCAATATCGCCATTGCCTATATATTTACCCACTATACAGTGATAAACTCCGACACAACAGAAGATGATCTTGTTTCCAAGCACGATTTGGGGGCTCCGTTTCCCAAACAGGATTCTAAAGGACTTCAAGTAACGCTACAGGCTAGAGTGACTGAGTGACCTCTATCAGATATATAGAATGACAATAAAATTTATAGATTAGACCTCGCTTTTATCCATAATCCCGATGCTTCCGCTTTAATTTCCTCATGATACAATTGATCGTTTGTGGGTGCTAATTGAAGTGCCTGCGCCTTCATCCAATACTTGCGCCCTTTGTGAGCAACACACCAAGATTTGACTATCAGCACTCCTGGGGTTGATACTGGGCGCTTGAACACCACTTCTAGCTTTGATGTAAATAAAGTCTTTCGTACTTCATTAACCTTTTCAGGAAGGGTAGGAAAATATGAGACCAAGGTGTGTGCCatggcttcatcaagaatGGTCGATACAAAGCCACCGTGAGCGGTTGAAGGGTGTGAGCAAACACCCGGACTGGATAATTCCAGAATCATGACGGTATCAGGGGCCATATGCGTATTTGAAGGAGTGGATAAGGGCAGCTCATGGTTGTTTTGTATGATTGGGTTGCCATGAGATGCTTCTGAGAGTGATGGAAGGGTTGCTTTTTTAAGCATCAAGCAGTGTGGTATCGTCGACTGTGTTCCGATTGTTtcagagaaaaagaagtctTCTCCGCTGGACTTGCGAATTCGCCCCCAAATGGGGACAACTTCATATTCTGGCGATTCTAATAGCGGAATTAAATTGGGGATTTGGGCAAAGTGCTCCATTGCTTCCACGAAAACACGGATATCCGTCTTAAGCCTGCgatgtaaaaagaaaaagagagaaaaggataGGAGTTTTCTCTGATGATTCTTCAAGTAGACTTTCTGCTCAAATTTGCTATTCCAATAAGATCGTTTTTCTATCTGTAGTGTCTCGGCCGTAACTAAGGCGAGTTGATACCAAGTACTCTGACAATACGACTAATCATGTTATCTGGGCTAAATTCAGCGGTGGATGTCTCCCCGCTTTGCGCTATCATACAGATCCCGCAGCCCTGTGTATCTCGGCCGTGTCAGCAGTTAGCGCTGACAATCTCCTCCGGCCTTTCAATAGCTTAAATTGGCAAACTCCGCGACTAGGCTATCTGTTTGGTTGATGATTTAATATCACGCAACCATGTAAGGAATGTTGTATCACATGCTAGATTGTTCGTCGGCTCGGACGTTCAGTGTGATCAGTAATAGAACTGACTCCTCTGTTTAAATATAGCAAAACCAGTATTCTTGTGGTCGCCTAAGTCTAATATTACTGCATTTGgttaaaataatatactgAACGGAATTCGGGGCCGCATTCTTATGCAGACTTAAATAAAGGTACAGTATTTATGTAGTGCGTATCAAGAACATTTGTAACCTGTTGTCAACCTTGCGGTTTCTGAAAGAGACTAAGCGGATACTTAggggttttcttttcttgatCTCTTCGGgtaaaaaatacttaaagCCTATGCTCCTTGAGTCCAGTTCAAAATCCAGCCCAAAAtagcaaagaaaacaacTCCTCCACTAGCTCTGTTTCTTTGTTGCCGCAGTAAACCTCACACTCTCTCAACTCGACGTTACGCAGACAATTTTTATCAGTAAAGGATAGAGATGGCGGGACATCCCATCACCGTGGATTACAAAGGGCGaattgccatcatcaccctcaACCAGCCCGAGAAATTAAACTCACTGAACCAAGAGCAGTTCTACCTATTAGGGGAACTTTTGCGAGAAGTGGCAACACACGAAGAGGTTGTCATCACGCTGCTTATTGGAACAGGACGGTTTTTCTCATCGTATGTTATAGAACcctttgtttttatttttctcttggaCTTATGATATGACTGACTTTTGTATGTTCATATAGGGGTGCAGATATGTCCGATCTTAGTACATTCATGGCAAACGCTAGCCGCAAAGATGTGTTAACCGGATCTTTATTAAACAACATCCATCTAACTCGCGCTTTCTACACCCATCCAAAAATTTTAGTTGCGGCACTTAATGGACCTGTTGTTGGCTTTCTAGCAGCACTAGTTTCGTTTGCCGATTATATATATGCCCAACCTCAAGCGTTCTTGCTTATTCCCTTTTCATCGCTTGGACTAGCCGCTGAGGGAGGCGCATCTCGTGCACTAAGAGAGCGTCTTGGTGTCTCGAAAGCCAAAGAAGCACTGCTACTAAGCAGACGCATTCCATCTAATGAGCTTCTGTCATGCGGTTTCGTAAACAAGATTATTGAATCAACCTCACCAAAGTcggatgaagccaaggctAAACCAGCGAACTTCTTGGAAAAAGTTCTGCTTGAGTTAGATAAGGATTTTGGGCCTCATCTCAATGACTCCAGTCTATTGGACATCAAGGAACAATTTGTTCGAGATGATAGAAATACATATGGCCACGTAACTGTGCAGGAGGCATATACTGCTGTGGAGAAAATAACTGCGGGAATTCCACAGGAACATATGAAGAAAATAGCTAAAAGGGGAAAATCCAAATTGTGATAAGTCGGGGCTTATTGGATCACATGCCGAAACTGCAATCGTATTACTTGTACCTACTTGTCAGCACTACAGTCGATAGCCACGGAATCAGTAATTCCTCGCCTGAGCCCGCTATGGGCCAAGTATGGCGTGCATGGAGCCTTTTTTTTGGACTCCCTGCTTCAATTGCATTAGTGAGCTTGGTAATATTACATGGGTTTATGTCTCGAATAGTAGTTGTTGACCGCTTATAAAACTACTGCGGTCAGCAGCACAACATCATTGTCAATGCAGTAACGAATGTTTACAAGGAAAATGTTGCAATTTCTAACAGGTCAGTCGGATATTGTTTTCCACCATcactcatcttctttgaaCTTGACGCCGAAAAACGAAAACCCCATCAATTGGGCAGATATTTGCAGAAATGCGATTCCATCCACTTATACGCGACCGATGTTTTTCAACGGCCACCTGCAAACGATACGGATATTGTTAGACAACCCAGAACTGCCGATATACTATAAGCGATGGATGTTTCAACAAAGCAATAAGCTCTTTGAAGGAGAATTTGCAGTTGACTTTGCGATAAGGTCGCTCCAAGATTCCGGAGGTCAATCTCCTCCCGAAATCACCACAATGTTTATAAAGGAAGAATTCGAAAATATTGGATCACTAGATTCAAGGCCCATGCTCGTTGTTCTACACGGTATGAATGGAGGATCTGGGGAAGCATATTTGCGCCGCAGCCTCATGCCTTTCATAAATGGAGGCGAAGAGTGGGAAGCTTGTGTTGTGAATTCAAGAGGATGTGCGGGTTCCCAACTGGGTAATGGGATTCTATACAATGCAAGATCTACCTGGGATCTGAGACAAGTAGTCGAATGGCTTCAGCAGAAGTTTCCAAACCGACCATTATTTGCTTTGGGTTTTTCTATGGGCGCCAACATGCTAGTTCATGTAAGTCGATTTGTCTTGACCTCAATTATTCGTTACATATGTGTTTGAAGACGGGCTCAACTGAACATTTAACTGACTTAATTACCCCAGTACCTTGCCGAAGAAGGGCAGAAGTGCCCTATTCGAGCTGCAGCAATATGTTCCAATCCCTGGAACTTGGAAGTATTATCGCATCACCTCCAAAGCTCTTTCTTCATGCGAGAAGTTTACTCGCGAGGCCTGACAGCATCACTAAAGAAATTTTTAAATACGTGAGCAAGATCTACAACATCCATACTCACAAATAGCTTACCAAGCTTACCAGACATGAACAAAAAATTATGACAAATCCAGACGTCGATAAGAATGAAATTGCGGGAATTCAATATTTACACGAGTTTGATCGGTAAGAATTTGAGAGTGCTGCCATGTAAGTCTATCGACTTTAATACTAACCGTATGAAGAGCTATTCAGAAACCTATGTGGAAGTATCCCACAGAAACCGTGTATTATCGTGAGGCGTCGTCGGTCAATCCATTGTTATCTGTGCGGGTTCCAATCTTTGCACTGAACTCAGAAGATGATCCCGTCCGTTATCTCTATGCCCCGTATCCAGCTAGAGGTATAAGCTAAAACTACTTAGTTGAGTCCTCAAATGGGGCTCCCTATTGAAGAGGCTAAAGCAAACCCATACGTGGTTCTTGTAGTCACTACATTTGGAGGTCACCTCGGCTGGTTTCAACAAGATGGTAGCAGATGGTTCATTCCAGCGGTATGTACAAGACACTTGGTAACGAAACAAGAAAGTTTGCTAACTCTAAAAAGATATACAACACCTTACAACAGTTTTGGGAAAAAGTTGACTATCGTAGACCAGTCAAAGAACCAATTACCCACAATACGAGCGAATTGAAACATTCTGAAGGAGCGTTCTGTTATAAATGTGGGAGGTATTGCTCTCAAACATATTCTGGATAGGTCTTTGAAGAATTTCTCGGTAAGGAAGGCAGATAGAATTCATCGGCGGATATGTATATCGGATTTGTCTCTAATGGTAGCAATCCATACTGACTTTCTGGATCATTAAGTACAAATTGTTAGTAAGAGTCATCCTCATGCAAAAGTTTGTTACGCACGACACAGCAAATTGGAGAATAGAGAGTTTATAACTTGGATAAACTATCGCTAATGATGATTTGCGATTAAAATGCTGCAGTAATATAGGACTAAAATCGATGACCGAGTAAGAGCTGCACATTACCACAATCACATGCCTCTCCACAACGTTCGTGATACATAGTTTATCACTGAATATATAACAAATATACACGGCGAGGGCTAAGTACACCTGTCCTCAGAAAAGGGCCAATATTCAATAACTGCTCTTTTCACCGAAAGTATTCAGTGACATGTAAATTAAATGCAACACAATAGATACTATTACTGTTACATACGTCATCTATCTATACTATAATTCGCAAGTTATAGTGCATTCTGACTCAAAGATTACTTTGTCAGGCTTGCCCCTATGTTATTTTTCGCCTTCACTCTTGCACCCTTTCCCAATTCTACTTATATCAGCAATCCCGCAATCGCACCCGTAAATAACATAGCTCCCATAGTGAATCCAACCTTCCATGGCACAGTGTCAGGTTGGTAGATTCCAACAGCCGCATTAGTGCTTGTCGAGCTCGTGGTCGCTGTTGCAGCCCTGGAAGTCCCGGTTCTCGATGGAGCAGTTGTAATTGTAGCAGTGTTTGAGGACCTTTCTCTTGTACTTTCTGTTGTGGTGCCACTTGCAGTTTCTGATGCCGTGTTTTCACTGTCCGTTGCTGTAGCTGTAGTTGTTTGCTCAGCAGTTGTTGTTTTAGCAAGACATGCAGAACAGAGTCCCGTAGTCTTTGCTAAGTCACTCGCGCGACTGAGATCACTTGGAGAGGCTAGCTTGTCGCCGCCGGTGCATGCAGCACTGCCAAGCTCTGAAACAAGGCAATCCAATAGATCTTTTTCATTTGGGCCATCTTCGACAAGGGGGCAGTAGACAAGGCACACCTCAGCTCCGTCATTAAAAGACTGAGCTACAGGAGCGGGACCGCAGCATTCCTTAAATCCAGCAATTGTTCGGTCAAGGTTATTGCTGTTGAGGAAACAAGCACCCTGAGGAACAAGTGGTCCAGGAGGGAAAATAGGACAAATTGACATATTGACGAAGATATTGGAAATAGAGGGAGCGCGGAGGAAATTTACCGATTTGTTTCTCAGGTAATTGTAGGAATGCGATTGAGTGGATCGGTATAAATAATTGCTTTATTGCtcagctttgctttgctgtgcAGCCTTTGcgaagagggaaaaagaagagtcagCCAGATCGAATAAATATATGTCTTGCAATATTAGCTCAATTGACGTTTTTCGAGATAGTCGGAGTGTTCTCAAACACACTACGATTCAAAACATTGAGGATAAAGTCCGAGGCTTGTCTTCAGTAAGCTGACATCGACTGAGCTTCAGGCTGACTTTGGGTTAAGAGTGTTGAATAGTTGTGCCTAACAGTTCAAGAGTGGCTACTGAGCTGAAAATAGTCCAGGAACAAGTGGCAGTTATCCACTTTAGCTGCTGTGACACGTTTTAGGCGTTCTTTAGAGGCaaagcagctcttcaaatTAATGTCTATAATAATCACAACCCCACCTATAAACTCCGTGCCATGCCGTgattatataaaagaaatcCAGAAAATGAGTTctaagaagaaaaggggtcAAAGACAAGTGAGTTCATTCGTTTAAGATACCCTTTTTACGGGTAGCGGCACAAttgaaagaagcaaaaataGAAAGTTCCCTTATAAAGTTGGCAAACAAGCCTATTactataagttatatttaGAAGCCAAGGGATGTTTTGTGGATAAGCCACGTTCAAGCGATGCAGCGTGACGTTTTTAGTTGAACAGAAGACAAATTAATCTCAATTTTTAATGCTAACCATCCACGCCCAACATTTAATTCTGCCGCTGAAGCATATTGGAGAAGTGCCATGATACAATACTACTATGAGTAACTTGATAGTAAGGCGTAATCAGGTACCAGCCAAAGTTGCTACTAAAGGTGTCGTAAGTCATGAAATACGAATCCTCAGCAATGGTTAGATAACCTTGAATGCACAGAACGTGATGTATCAAAAAGAGACTTGAGAGCTGCAAGTATGACATAGGGCGATCGTCTTGCCAGCCAAAATGACGAACAGTCCATGCATGCGATATACCATACACGTTATATGTTATTCTCAAGAAATTTCAGGATAGCAATTATCTTTTCATCCTCAAATCTGCGACCAATAATCTGCAGGCCTACAGGCATATCGTGGAATACTTCGGGGTTGTCTATAGTTGTATGTCGTTAGTTCACACTTGGTGATTCATTAGCGTAATGTTAAGCGGATCACTCACACAATTGCCAattctccttgtccaagCCACTCAGAAATCGCTTTCGGTTGTCTTTGACGTCGATATTTTTatcagctcttccagcagGGAAAGTTAGCGCAGGATAATCCAGTAGATTCCACACTGCAGTATATGTCCAGTACTTGGCAGTATTGTGTCTAGTGGCCACTCCAGGTGCAACGGGACATATAATGGCATCCACAGTATTCTCCCATGATCCTGAGGCTTCATTCCAGCGTCCCGTCTTATTCCAGTGCTGTGAATACTCCAGTCGGAATTCCTCTCGCTCTTCCAGCCAGTATTCTAGCTCGCTACGGCTCAATTTCTTCACACCTGGATTCTCCTTTATGATCCACTCAGTTAAGGGCAGCAATGGCTCTCCCGACTCAGCCATGACTGCGATGTCAGCGTCGCCACCATCAGTGAAATATAAGCTTGAAACAATTGCCCACGCTTCGTCGTGCTTATATACTGGAAAATTAACCACTTCCACATGCGATAACCCACCCACTTTATCTGCGAACTCTCCCAGCACCCTCTGCACCGGTGGATGTGGCTGGACAACGTCATCATGCCATATTATCCCCAAGCGTAATGGCCTCTCTGCTGTTGGATCTATTGATACTGCTCTCCATGGTAATGGTATGAGTGCTGGTTCGACTTTCCATGATTCTGCGGCCGCAACGACCCTCATAAACAGCTCCAATACCTCCAAGTTGACGCCCATAGGCCCCAACACCGTTACTATTGGGTCTGCTCCCGGTGGAGTACTGCTCCAGCCAGTCGTTGGCACTCGAAAAGAGGTTGGTTTCAGCCCGTATATCCCACAAGCGGCAGCCGGGACACGAATCGATCCGCCCACGTCACTTCCTATACCTAGGACCGAGCCGCGCAATGCTATCAGCGCCCCTTCGCCACCAGACGACCCACCCGAAGACAGAGCAATGTGAGAATACGGATTTGTGGTGACTCCATATAGATTTGAAGCGCATTCAAGCTGCATCATGCTCTGAGGCTCTGTTGTTCGAGCATGGACAATCGCACCTGCTCGCATGAGAATTTGTACCACTAATGCATCAGAGACAGGGCGGGTATGTGAGTGGAATAAAGCACAGTAACCAGAGGCAAGAGGTCTATGGGCAATACCAATATGGGATTTGACGCTTATGGGTAGACCGTGAAGAGGCCCAACTGGGACTGAGCTTCGAGAAAAGTGGCCATCAAGCTCTATAGCTCGAGAAATAGCTCGCTGGGGAAGAAGTTCGGTTAGACAGTTCGTCTATGGATAGAAGTCAGTACATAATGCTAGATACGTGGATATGGGATACGTTTTAGATAACTTACGAGCTTCTGGGCAGTTACTGCTCTTTCCAGGAAGGCTTGAATGACTTCCTGAGCTGATAGCTGCCCATCGGATATTAGATCTATAAGTTGTTGTGGCGACAGAGATGTTATTCGAATATTTGCCTCCGACAAAACTATTTCCGGAATATTGATGACGCTCGTTGGGAGCTGCAGTGGGAGTTGAGCGGTTGTTCCAACATCAGTTAAGCTTTGGTCACGAAGGTCTTGAGCTTCATGGGCAATTTCTTTCCATtgtgctttttgctttgcaGATTTCGAGGGCGGCATATTGAAGTGATGATTCAcgaaatggaaatggaatgCTTATGTGACATTGTAGATCAAAGATTTGCCATAATATTGCGCACAATGCTTCATATATGTAGCTAGAGAATGAAGGTGGGCTAGGCAGCAGTAAATGATGACATAATACTGGATTTATGATCAGCGATGTGATTACCCTGCTACAGACTAACATGAAAATACGTTGTATTCACGAATTATGTTGAGGAAATGGTGGTGAAGAATACATTGTAACTATATCCACCTAGAAAATAACAAGTCGCAACAATGAAGCAATTATTTAAGGCTCCTGGGTAAATCCAAGGTGATCAGATAAGTAACCAATAGATGTTAGGATAGGGTCTTCATATTTTGTGTAAGATTTTACCGATGATGCGCCCTTGGAACATATAGTAAGAGCAAAGAACAGCGTATATGAAGTATTCCATCAAATCTACTTGCCTGTATAATCTCTTAGAAGTCTAATTAAACATTACGCTATCAAAATTCGGTCTTTCGCTATTCCAATTCTAAGGATTCTCGACTTCTGGAAGCCAATACTGCTTTGAGAAAGTTGCAGTCCAAAATCGTTCCCACATGAAGCCTACTTCGGGGTTCGTAGCATTGGCTTCAACAAATCTTTGTAGGGCCCTTGCATATGCTTCTCGCGGCTGGCTGTAGATCGTCTCTCGTCGGACAGCAAAGATGCCACCGTGTGCAGCTCGAATGGCCGGTGGGTGATCCTCTTGTAACACATAATTCCAGAGTTCTGCAGGTGTGTATGGCGCAAACACCAGAGAACTTAGCTGACTTGCTGTAATCCAAATGCTTTCCTTTGGATCTGTCCAGTTGATCTTCGCCCAGTCATCAACGTCGTGGAATAGGGTTGGATTGAAAGGGTTAACTTCGTTCGGTTTGACTTGAAGCGCCACATCAATCATTTGGTTGGTCGAGTTGACGACAGTGCCAATGAGATCATACGGATCTGCTTGAGAGAATATCATGTAATCCTCCAGTGTATCCCAGTTATTAACGATATGGTACAAATGCGTGTGTCCCTCGCGGCCGATGTTGGGTAGTTCGACATAGGAGCGGAAAGCGTTGTGGTCGACTGTGTCGTTTGCTTGTGGGATTCCGCCCTTGTCATAGATGTAGGAATAATTGGCCCCTGAAAGCCATGGTGTCAAGTCTTCTTTAAAACGAGCCACAACAATGCCCAGGCTTGTTGTTGGGATTGCCAATGGAAGGCCAACAGCAGTCGACAAAATTGGACTCATGCTGCTGATAATTGGACCCGTTACCCGCTTGTAGGAGACTTGGCTTAGGAAGAAAATTTGAAGTAGAAATGGCTTTATTAGATTGGATAGATCGAAAAGGAAAAGTTGCTGGACTCTTATATACACAAACAATCACAGCCATCAGGAGAACCTGGTCTCACCAATCGAACTCAAATCGACCAGTCAGCGCTAAGATGCTGGAGCCTCTCCACTCGCATTACATCGAACCCCTTAAAGCCAGTAGAAGAAGCAGATGTGATCGTAAGCGGTATACCTGTACTAGCTTTGCACAGGAAGTGGCGATCTTGTTGCGTAATTCGCCGTGAGGACAGGATTCACCATAACATTAAACCTTTAGGCCCACTTCAGTGAACGCAGATCAAGTAATCAGATCAAGTCATCGATATCCTACAATCTGGATTTCATGGGCCGTCAGCTGCATCACTGATCTCAATAAGGGGCCAGCGTTGTGAGCTACTCCATAATACAAGTGACGATATCGTACCAATACCGTCCTCAGTAGAGACAACATCAGCCGccatgccgtcatcaacacCGGAATTACATAGCTATCGCGTGTTAGAAGTCAATTTAGTTTCATAGTAGGTAAACCAGCATCAAGATATATAGTGCAGTATGGAATCACAGCACCCGAATGTTGTTGTGATCCAACCCTCAACCAGTATGCTCAACAAGTTAGGATCACAACATTGGCATAATAAGTGGAGATACTAAGTAAACGCCCCCCTGTAAACTGAAGTTGCTCAAGTGAAGTCAACTGTTCTTCTCAATTTACCAGCGAGTACATAACTTTCTAGATGCAGCTGTTAGCCTTCAATTCCCATTTTAGAACAAAATAAACCTGATGCAATTTGTCTTTATTAATACTTTCGTGTTGCAACTCGAGAGGTTCTCTCATTGTTTAAAGAGAAGGGTTGAATACTTGTCTCAAGTGGGTTGAACCGGCTATCCGGACTCTGGGCAGCCCGGCAAGGGTCACAACGGTCAGCACTAAAGGGGATTTCCACAATTACCTTGGAGTCTTTGTTCTAAACAAGTAGTGAAGACATGCAGTAATGAGCAAGTCAAACTGCAGTGTTTCTTCCTAGGCACGAGGATTCCGTTTTGGTAACGCAAACGTACGTCTGGAATTGCTGTTCATTGGCCGGCATGAAAGCCATCTCACAATTCATCCTGCCATCGAACATCTCGGATACACGTTCTGCTTGCGACGAAAGCCTTCATGTCAACATACCGCCATCGCTGTTGCCTACAGCCGACCTCGTCGTGGTACCATATTGTCCCTTGCTCGCCCCATTCCGATGACCGCTATTTTTTCCTTGCTCA of the Trichoderma breve strain T069 chromosome 4, whole genome shotgun sequence genome contains:
- a CDS encoding amidase domain-containing protein, which produces MPPSKSAKQKAQWKEIAHEAQDLRDQSLTDVGTTAQLPLQLPTSVINIPEIVLSEANIRITSLSPQQLIDLISDGQLSAQEVIQAFLERAVTAQKLTNCLTELLPQRAISRAIELDGHFSRSSVPVGPLHGLPISVKSHIGIAHRPLASGYCALFHSHTRPVSDALVVQILMRAGAIVHARTTEPQSMMQLECASNLYGVTTNPYSHIALSSGGSSGGEGALIALRGSVLGIGSDVGGSIRVPAAACGIYGLKPTSFRVPTTGWSSTPPGADPIVTVLGPMGVNLEVLELFMRVVAAAESWKVEPALIPLPWRAVSIDPTAERPLRLGIIWHDDVVQPHPPVQRVLGEFADKVGGLSHVEVVNFPVYKHDEAWAIVSSLYFTDGGDADIAVMAESGEPLLPLTEWIIKENPGVKKLSRSELEYWLEEREEFRLEYSQHWNKTGRWNEASGSWENTVDAIICPVAPGVATRHNTAKYWTYTAVWNLLDYPALTFPAGRADKNIDVKDNRKRFLSGLDKENWQLYNPEVFHDMPVGLQIIGRRFEDEKIIAILKFLENNI
- a CDS encoding enoyl-CoA hydratase/isomerase domain-containing protein, coding for MAGHPITVDYKGRIAIITLNQPEKLNSLNQEQFYLLGELLREVATHEEVVITLLIGTGRFFSSGADMSDLSTFMANASRKDVLTGSLLNNIHLTRAFYTHPKILVAALNGPVVGFLAALVSFADYIYAQPQAFLLIPFSSLGLAAEGGASRALRERLGVSKAKEALLLSRRIPSNELLSCGFVNKIIESTSPKSDEAKAKPANFLEKVLLELDKDFGPHLNDSSLLDIKEQFVRDDRNTYGHVTVQEAYTAVEKITAGIPQEHMKKIAKRGKSKL
- a CDS encoding cytochrome p450 domain-containing protein gives rise to the protein MHQIYGPIVRVNPYEVHIKDPEFCIEHFSPVKKLDKYGWWYRVFGGPWSTISTEDHHVHKTRRGTFQNFLAPRMVRGFVPTIFEKLKGASAIMDRHVRTGNVLNLSNVYRCMAADVVSAYVLPTSLNLLESDDLGEEFQSSLRFFFETATSMRYLGFMEPIITIIPSVIFNAMLTQPAKALIRLVRGPDMDKSRICLLERINNNQHEQDEKFRERLIQEAEQFIVAGSETTGHTLAVTTFYILQDKNVQEKLRQELIHADIVFDGNLEITKLQALPYLSAVITEGLRFSHGVGSRLPRINKSSEVQYKQWRIPAGVPISMTSRLHHEDARLFPEPYKFSPERWLQADSKNLKKYLSPFGHGSRICPGMHLAIYEINIAIAYIFTHYTVINSDTTEDDLVSKHDLGAPFPKQDSKGLQVTLQARVTE